A stretch of Cicer arietinum cultivar CDC Frontier isolate Library 1 chromosome 5, Cicar.CDCFrontier_v2.0, whole genome shotgun sequence DNA encodes these proteins:
- the LOC101505029 gene encoding large ribosomal subunit protein eL29z-like, translating to MAKSKNHTAHNQSYKAHKNGIKKPKRHRHTSTKGMDPKFLRNQRYARKHNNKNGEIATEEE from the exons ATGGCGAAGTCAAAGAATCACACAGCTCACAACCAATCTTACAAGGCTCACAAGAACGGCATCAAAAAGCCAAAGAGGCACCGTCACACTTCCACCAAAGGG ATGGATCCTAAGTTTCTCAGGAACCAGAGGTATGCAAGGAagcacaacaacaaaaatggggAAATCGCCACCGAAGAAGAGTAA